From a region of the Helianthus annuus cultivar XRQ/B chromosome 5, HanXRQr2.0-SUNRISE, whole genome shotgun sequence genome:
- the LOC110939910 gene encoding bHLH transcription factor RHL1 isoform X2, producing the protein MQESQINLQDLQNGTTTFDPTVTHDDFLNQLLSGLQTTVSWPDISAGDGQTKPTLPWNVDHFDDQSALLSSKLRHHHIAAAGGGRTTLVQNDNSSFNSPIGDNNSIQSIQNLFHGFTGSLTSNQTQQSFGSLEAAAAVMMSPSAAAGGGGGGAPSQPRQRVRARRGQATDPHSIAERLRRERIAERMKALQELVPNANKVLSMSRLGGAPSATIVAEGGGNEPASFSNNDTTTVTESQVVKLMEEDMGAAMQYLQEKGLCLMPISLATVISTGSRSNHPLTGGEGGGPSSPNMSVLTVQSGNGMSVRDSP; encoded by the exons ATGCAAGAATCACAAATCAATCTTCAAGATCTTCAAAACGGCACCACCACCTTTGATCCGACAGTTACTCACGATGACTTTCTTAATCAACTGCTCTCCGGCCTCCAAACCACCGTTTCCTGGCCGGACATATCCGCCGGCGACGGTCAAACCAAACCAACACTCCCATGGAACGTTGACCATTTTGACGACCAGTCAGCACTTCTCTCATCCAAGCTCCGCCACCACCACATCGCCGCCGCCGGCGGAGGCCGTACAACGTTAGTTCAAAACGACAATTCATCCTTCAATTCACCG ATTGGAGATAACAATTCAATTCAAAGTATTCAAAATCTGTTTCATGGGTTCACCGGATCTCTAACATCCAACCAAACCCAACAAAGCTTCGGGTCTCTTGAAGCGGCAGCGGCGGTGATGATGAGCCCAAGTGCGGCGgcgggaggtggtggtggtggagcacCGTCGCAGCCCCGACAGAGAGTGAGAGCCAGAAGAGGACAAGCAACTGACCCACACAGCATAGCTGAAAGA TTACGGCGGGAGAGGATTGCCGAGAGGATGAAAGCTCTACAAGAACTCGTCCCGAATGCTAACAAA GTATTGAGTATGAGCAGATTGGGAGGTGCTCCTAGTGCCACCATTGTTGCCGAG GGAGGAGGTAATGAGCCGGCGTCGTTTTCGAACAATGACACCACCACAGTGACGGAGAGCCAAGTGGTGAAGCTGATGGAGGAAGATATGGGTGCCGCCATGCAGTATCTACAAGAAAAAGGGCTTTGTCTCATGCCGATttcactcgccaccgttatctcCACCGGCTCCCGGAGCAACCACCCGTTAACAGGTGGAGAGGGTGGCGGGCCGTCGTCACCGAATATGTCGGTGTTGACAGTTCAGTCTGGCAATGGGATGTCTGTGAGAGACTCCCCGTAA
- the LOC110939910 gene encoding bHLH transcription factor RHL1 isoform X1 produces MQESQINLQDLQNGTTTFDPTVTHDDFLNQLLSGLQTTVSWPDISAGDGQTKPTLPWNVDHFDDQSALLSSKLRHHHIAAAGGGRTTLVQNDNSSFNSPIGDNNSIQSIQNLFHGFTGSLTSNQTQQSFGSLEAAAAVMMSPSAAAGGGGGGAPSQPRQRVRARRGQATDPHSIAERLRRERIAERMKALQELVPNANKADKATMLDDIIDYVKFLQLQVKVLSMSRLGGAPSATIVAEGGGNEPASFSNNDTTTVTESQVVKLMEEDMGAAMQYLQEKGLCLMPISLATVISTGSRSNHPLTGGEGGGPSSPNMSVLTVQSGNGMSVRDSP; encoded by the exons ATGCAAGAATCACAAATCAATCTTCAAGATCTTCAAAACGGCACCACCACCTTTGATCCGACAGTTACTCACGATGACTTTCTTAATCAACTGCTCTCCGGCCTCCAAACCACCGTTTCCTGGCCGGACATATCCGCCGGCGACGGTCAAACCAAACCAACACTCCCATGGAACGTTGACCATTTTGACGACCAGTCAGCACTTCTCTCATCCAAGCTCCGCCACCACCACATCGCCGCCGCCGGCGGAGGCCGTACAACGTTAGTTCAAAACGACAATTCATCCTTCAATTCACCG ATTGGAGATAACAATTCAATTCAAAGTATTCAAAATCTGTTTCATGGGTTCACCGGATCTCTAACATCCAACCAAACCCAACAAAGCTTCGGGTCTCTTGAAGCGGCAGCGGCGGTGATGATGAGCCCAAGTGCGGCGgcgggaggtggtggtggtggagcacCGTCGCAGCCCCGACAGAGAGTGAGAGCCAGAAGAGGACAAGCAACTGACCCACACAGCATAGCTGAAAGA TTACGGCGGGAGAGGATTGCCGAGAGGATGAAAGCTCTACAAGAACTCGTCCCGAATGCTAACAAA GCGGACAAGGCTACCATGCTAGATGATATCATAGACTATGTCAAATTCCTCCAGCTCCAAGTAAAG GTATTGAGTATGAGCAGATTGGGAGGTGCTCCTAGTGCCACCATTGTTGCCGAG GGAGGAGGTAATGAGCCGGCGTCGTTTTCGAACAATGACACCACCACAGTGACGGAGAGCCAAGTGGTGAAGCTGATGGAGGAAGATATGGGTGCCGCCATGCAGTATCTACAAGAAAAAGGGCTTTGTCTCATGCCGATttcactcgccaccgttatctcCACCGGCTCCCGGAGCAACCACCCGTTAACAGGTGGAGAGGGTGGCGGGCCGTCGTCACCGAATATGTCGGTGTTGACAGTTCAGTCTGGCAATGGGATGTCTGTGAGAGACTCCCCGTAA
- the LOC110939911 gene encoding uncharacterized protein LOC110939911: MLSKIKAVFTPKSSTKKPPIVQQNTRGRPTSKKVQERLDEAARLDEAARYSSYGEDSNVITASPKHRYDLPRHSSYVPSEGSRGTGSFVKSEKPKMQPNSSTSSKKKETRDDKVFPLIKGDEHLLCIKRFKNQIPSEFRSYISRIQDVTPDGHCGYRSVAVGLGFTEHAWPNIRRDLLLEIDHNKPRWKHVFETYNEGDFKRIRICTR, encoded by the exons ATGCTTTCAAAGATAAAAGCGGTCTTCACCCCGAAATCGTCAACCAAGAAACCACCGATCGTCCAGCAAAATACTCGCGGTCGGCCTACATCAAAGAAAGTACAAGAAAGGCTAGATGAAGCTGCGAGGTTAGACGAAGCTGCGAGATACAGCTCCTATGGCGAGGACAGCAACGTAATTACCGCTTCCCCCAAACATAGGTACGATTTACCCCGACACAGCTCATACGTACCGTCAGAGGGCTCTCGTGGAACTGGTTCGTTTGTGaagtctgaaaaacctaaaatgcAACCAAACAGTtcaacaagttctaaaaagaagGAGACGCGGGATGATAAGGTTTTTCCATTAATAAAGGGGGACGAGCACTTGTTATGCATTAAGAGGTTTAAGAATCAAATTCCATCAGAGTTTCGCTCTTACATATCGCGTATACAAGATGTGACCCCAGACGGTCATTGTGGGTACAGGTCTGTGGCTGTCGGGTTAGGTTTTACGGAACACGCATGGCCCAATATTCGAAGAGATTTACTACTGGAGATTGACCATAACAAACCGCGTTGGAAGCATGTATTCGAAACATATAACGAAGGAGACTTTAAACGAATAC GTATTTGCACAAGATGA